Genomic segment of Salvelinus alpinus chromosome 23, SLU_Salpinus.1, whole genome shotgun sequence:
CCCGTCAATTAGGGTTGGCTTAGTGGTGTACAAGGAGATTAAGGATAaataccaaatggcatcctattccctatttggtgCGACCAGcgccctggtcaaatgtattgCACtatacagggtgccatttgggacacagcttaACATGACCTTTGGCTACTGGGAGCAAGGGGGTCACAGATAAAAATAGTTTAGGCTTGCTCATACTTTGGCCAAGAGAAATTAGAGTGAGCTAGAGATGACGCAGCAAGGGTTAGTATTGAACTACAACATGGAGCGTGATGTCACTTTCTGAACTTGTGAAACCCTTCTGTCAGTCAGATGGATGTTGTTTGTCCCATAACAATCTACtgctgtctatatatatatatatatatatccctgtTTGTTGACCCTAGATTAATGTCATTCTTAAATTAATAATCACTTCATTTGATCACTTTTATAGTTGACTTGGTGTGCATCCCAAatcgaaccctattccctatataatgcactacttttgtccaagGCCCATGGGGCACTATGAAGTGAATAAggtgacatttggaacaacaagGGCACTTACTATAGTTTATTTGGGTGTCTATTTCATAGCCTTTGAGATCTGAAGTTAGTTCATCCTTCCTTCCCCCTTTTAAGAACCAGAGTAAGAGAGAGAATGTCAAAAGATGACAGTGGGGTCCAAATGGTCCCAGCAGAGCGGGTTCTGGCTCCAGAGGCCCGAGTGAACAGACAGCGTGATCGGGCTCACACCACCACAGCTCACCACCTGTCCCAGCGCGGTCACAGCTCTGATCCTGTCACCTATCAAAAGACTGCCCCCTCTCAGCCCTTCCAGCCTGCCTACGTCCACATCCCAGACCGCCACGCCTCAgtaccacacacccacacatcagGCCCTGCCTTGGGCCACCACAGTACCCACCAGCAAACCCCCATGGGCCCCccggtggtggaggtggtgcccCCGAGGAGGAAGGTCAGTGCCGACCACATCTACACGACCCAGAGGGAGACCCACAGGGAGGGCAGGCAGGCGCTGAGAGAAGAGGTCCTCACTGAGGGTCTGCTAAAGAGCAGGAAGGCCGTGCTGCCCTCGGAGATCCGCCGCAGGGAAAAGAGCGTGGACGACCCCCACAGAGGGGAGCCCCAGCTGGTCCCAGGTAGCCGCCAGGACGACTCTGCCACCTCAACCGGCATGGAGTGGGAGAGAACCAGTCGGGAGGACTCAAAAGAGTGGGAGACTAGGCCTCAGGACAGGGTCCAGCAGCAACCGCAGCACTGGTCCAGCCACAACCAGGACACAGAGGAGACCGGTCCAGCCAGGCCCATGGAGATCTCTTCCCACGCCCAGTCCAGACAGCAGCCCCTCCGCCAGCAGAGCCAGAGTCAGCCTGGGCAACATGGAGGCAGTGACTCGTCGGCCGTCTACCTCCAGAGTGGCGCCTCCCTCCCCCAGGCCAAACCCAGTAGCATGGAGCCAGCTGAGCCGCGCAGGCCCCCCAAGCCCAAGGTCCGCACACGCTCCATGTCCGACATCGGCGTGAGCCAGCGCCCGGCTGCCTACAGGAGCATGGAGAGGACAGCAGCCCAGCTGgccagggagggaggggtggcgATGTGGGTGCTGCCCAACTTGGAGGTGGGAGCCCTGGACACCAGGGTCTCTGTGGCCCAGCTCCGACACTCGTACCTGGAGAACGCCAACAGGAAGCCAGAGCTGTAGGTggaacagcatggctaccactggCTAGCTACTGACTCTTTAATCTGTTTGATGTGGTTAATTACCTAACACTAATGTAGACCATCCTCCTATTATGAGGCTTGAGGTGTTTGAGCTTGTGTGCATTTTAGGGCAGTGTATTGCATAGTCAAACGTGATATCAAGAGATCTAGGCCTGTTTGAGGTGTAACTTACTGTTTGTTTAGCCACCTGCTTGGACATTCTGTCAGCCTGTTGGGCAAACATGAGTGGTTTGTTGCTGCATGTTGTGCTGTGTGAGGGTTCATACACAATTGGGCTGCTGACAAATTCTCAGATTTTTGGGACCGATAATATTTTTGGGGTGTGATCGTGCTCTAACCTAGATTGCTGTGGAAGACGTACTAAAAGCATCATCAATATCGAACTGCCCTTGCCATTTGTTCTCTCAATATTATTCTCCTTTTATGTTGCCGTCGTCGCTATATCCATCCCTAATCACGACCCTAAAAGGGAGCTGACTAAAGTAGAGCTAACTGCTATGGAAGTAGATCCGGCTGCTGGGAGCGCTGATCGCGAGCGTGGTGCGGCAAGGAGGCCGCGGCGCTACATCACCCCAGGAGACAACCGCAAGTCCTCTGAGAGGTTTAGCACCCAACCCATCACCTCTGCAGAGTGGCTGGAGTTTGATAGGTGAGAGTATTAGGATTCAGcccagagtggctggagtctgataGGTGAGAGTATTAGGACACAGCCCAGAGTGGCTGGAGTTTGATAGGTGAGAGTATTAGGACACAGcccagagtggctggagtctgataGGTGAGAGTATTAGGACACAGCCCAGAGTGGCTGGAGTTTGATAGGTGAGAGTATTAGGACACAGcccagagtggctggagtctgataGGTGAGAGTATTAGGACACAGcccagagtggctggagtctgataGGTGAGAGTATTAGGACACAGCCCAGAGTGGCTGGAGTTTGATAGGTGAGAGTATTAGGACACAGcccagagtggctggagtctgataGGTGAGAGTATTAGGACACAGcccagagtggctggagtctgataGGTGAGAGTATTAGGACACAGcccagagtggctggagtctgataGGTGAGAGTATTAGGACACAGCCCAGAGTGGCTGGAGTTTGATAGGTGAGAGTATTAGGACACAGCCCAGAGTGGCTGGTGTCTGATAGGTGAGAGTATTAGGACACAGCCCAGAGTGGCTGGAGTTTGATAGGTGAGAGTATTAGGACACAGcccagagtggctggagtctgataGGTGAGAGTATTAGGACACAGCCCAGAGTGGCTGGAGTTTGATAGGTGAGAGTATTAGGACACAGCCCAGAGTGGCTGGTGTCTGATAGGTGAGAGTATTAGGACACAGCCCAGAGTGGCTGGAGTTTGATAGGTGAGAATATTAGGACACAGcccagagtggctggagtctgataGGTGAGAGTATTAGGACACAGcccagagtggctggagtctgattGGTGAGAGTATTAGGACGCAGCCCATCACCTCAGCAGAAGGGCTGGATGGCTGGAATCTGATGGGTATTGAAGGCCCTGAGTGACTGGATAATATCCACATAAGACATATGGTAGGATCACCAGTGGGTGTGATACATGCTGGAGGTTAGATGGATTTTTAAGCTCTCAATACTTGGATTGTTTGTTCTCTTGTGGGT
This window contains:
- the LOC139551367 gene encoding supervillin-like; amino-acid sequence: MSKDDSGVQMVPAERVLAPEARVNRQRDRAHTTTAHHLSQRGHSSDPVTYQKTAPSQPFQPAYVHIPDRHASVPHTHTSGPALGHHSTHQQTPMGPPVVEVVPPRRKVSADHIYTTQRETHREGRQALREEVLTEGLLKSRKAVLPSEIRRREKSVDDPHRGEPQLVPGSRQDDSATSTGMEWERTSREDSKEWETRPQDRVQQQPQHWSSHNQDTEETGPARPMEISSHAQSRQQPLRQQSQSQPGQHGGSDSSAVYLQSGASLPQAKPSSMEPAEPRRPPKPKVRTRSMSDIGVSQRPAAYRSMERTAAQLAREGGVAMWVLPNLEVGALDTRVSVAQLRHSYLENANRKPEL